The Coffea arabica cultivar ET-39 chromosome 9e, Coffea Arabica ET-39 HiFi, whole genome shotgun sequence genome has a window encoding:
- the LOC113710270 gene encoding heat shock 70 kDa protein 16, which produces MSVLGLDVGNENCVVAVAKQRGIDVLLNDESKRETPAVVSFGEKQRFMGAVGAASATMNPRSTISQVKRLIGRKFREPSVQDDLKLVPFETSEGPDGGILIHLHYLDEKQSFTPFQIMVMLFGHLKQISEKNLETHVSDCVIGIPSYFTDLQRRAYLHAAEIAGLKPLRLMHDCTATALGYGIYKTDFNGGPANVVFVDVGHCDTQVAVASFQPGQMKILSHAFDSNLGGRDFDEVLFRYFAANFKEQYNIDVHSNLRASIRLRAACEKLKKVLSANPEAPLNIECLMDEKDVKGFIKREDFEKLSSHLLERISFPCRKALLDSGLTLEKIHTVELVGSGSRIPAIMKVLSALFRREPSRTINVSECVARGCALQCAMLSPTFRVREFEVQDSFPFSIGFSLSDGPICAQSNCVLFPRGHPFPSVKMLTLQKSNTFQMEAFYANENELLPCMSTKISDFMIGPYQVSHSEKAKVKVRVHLNIHGIFGVESASLIEDHADDPTSNNYADALSENMETSNHETFYTANGPGDSNSAHSKFAAAGDERRAKATRRQDIPISENICGGMTPVELSQAQEKELQLAEQDTKMERTKDRKNSLESYVYDTRNKLLNSYRSFATDAEREGISSSLQQTEEWLYDDGDDESEHVYTGKLEDLKKMVNPVEHRYKDEEARAQATRSLLNCIVENRMAVGSLPPSERDAVYNECSKAEQWLRERTQLQDSLPKNADPTLSSSEIRRRTEALDVMCKRIMRSKSSLPTPHDAPNSD; this is translated from the exons ATGAGTGTGTTGGGGTTAGATGTTGGAAATGAGAACTGTGTTGTAGCAGTGGCCAAACAGCGGGGCATTGATGTGCTGTTGAATGATGAATCGAAACGTGAAACCCCTGCTGTGGTGTCGTTTGGTGAGAAGCAGAGGTTTATGGGTGCAGTAGGGGCTGCCTCTGCTACCATGAACCCGAGATCAACGATTTCTCAGGTTAAGAGATTGATCGGTAGGAAGTTTAGGGAACCAAGTGTGCAGGATGATTTAAAGTTGGTACCTTTTGAGACTTCTGAGGGACCTGATGGTGGTATTTTGATTCATCTGCACTACTTGGATGAGAAACAAAGCTTTACACCGTTTCAAATTATGGTGATGTTGTTTGGACATTTAAAGCAGATTTCAGAGAAAAATCTGGAGACTCATGTCTCGGATTGTGTTATTGGTATACCATCATACTTCACTGACTTGCAGAGAAGAGCATATTTGCACGCAGCTGAGATTGCTGGTCTGAAACCTTTGAGGTTGATGCATGACTGTACTGCTACTGCTCTTGGTTATGGTATATACAAGACAGACTTCAATGGGGGTCCGGCAAATGTTGTGTTTGTTGATGTTGGCCATTGTGATACGCAGGTGGCTGTAGCATCATTTCAGCCTGGACAAATGAAGATACTTTCTCATGCTTTTGATAGTAACTTAGGAGGCAGAGACTTCGATGAGGTTTTGTTCAGATATTTCGCTGCCAATTTCAAGGAACAGTACAACATTGATGTCCATTCAAATCTTCGGGCTTCTATAAGGTTGAGGGCTGCttgtgagaaattgaaaaaGGTATTGAGCGCGAATCCAGAGGCACCACTTAACATTGAATGCTTGATGGATGAGAAAGATGTCAAGGGATTCATTAAGAGAGAAGATTTTGAGAAGCTATCATCACACTTGTTGGAGAGAATCAGCTTTCCCTGCCGTAAGGCTTTGCTTGACTCTGGTCTGACTCTGGAAAAGATTCACACTGTTGAGCTTGTTGGATCAGGCTCACGAATTCCTGCAATCATGAAGGTTTTAAGTGCCCTTTTCAGGAGAGAGCCCAGCCGAACGATAAATGTCAGTGAGTGTGTGGCTCGTGGTTGTGCTCTTCAATGTGCAATGCTGAGCCCAACATTCCGTGTTAGGGAGTTTGAG GTGCAAGattcttttccattttccataGGATTTTCTCTTAGTGATGGCCCAATTTGTGCACAATCAAATTGTGTTTTGTTTCCACGAGGTCATCCTTTTCCGAGTGTTAAGATGCTTACATTGCAGAAGAGTAATACATTCCAAATGGAAGCCTTTTATGCGAATGAGAATGAGTTGCTACCCTGTATGTCTACCAAAATTAGTGATTTTATG atTGGCCCCTACCAAGTTTCCCATTCGGAGAAGGCGAAGGTTAAAGTAAGAGTTCACCTAAACATCCATGGAATATTTGGTGTTGAATCAGCTTCG CTGATTGAAGATCATGCGGATGATCCTACTTCAAATAACTATGCTGATGCCCTTTCAGAGAACATGGAGACAAGCAATCATGAGACTTTTTACACAGCTAATGGTCCTGGTGACTCAAACTCTGCACATTCAAAGTTTGCAGCTGCT GGTGATGAAAGGAGGGCAAAAGCAACAAGGAGACAGGATATACCAATCAGTGAAAATATATGTGGTGGGATGACGCCAGTTGAACTGTCCCAAGCTCAAGAAAAAGAGCTTCAATTGGCTGAACAAGATACAAAGATGGAGAGAACTAAAGATCGTAAAAACTCCCTCGAGTCTTATGTCTATGACACCCGTAACAAG CTTTTAAATTCATATCGGAGCTTTGCTACCGATGCAGAAAGAGAAGGAATTTCCAGTAGTCTGCAACAGACTGAGGAATGGCTGTATGATGATGGAGATGACGAGTCTGAACACGTCTATACTGGGAAACTTGAAGACCTCAAAAAG ATGGTCAATCCTGTTGAACATCGGTATAAAGATGAAGAGGCAAGGGCACAGGCAACAAGAAGTTTATTAAATTGCATCGTGGAGAATCGAATGGCTGTAGGATCACTGCCACCAAGTGAGAGAGATGCT GTATATAACGAATGCAGTAAAGCAGAGCAGTGGCTTCGAGAGAGAACCCAGCTGCAGGATTCATTACCCAAAAATGCTGATCCTACACTCTCATCGTCTGAAATTAGGAGAAGAACTGAGGCTCTTGATGT GATGTGCAAACGTATAATGAGGTCCAAGTCTTCATTGCCAACACCGCATGATGCACCAAATTCAGACTGA
- the LOC113710641 gene encoding protein DETOXIFICATION 40-like, with translation MDNYQEEEELHQPLLQSNQQTPSPPPPPRVLDYSHSTAYEASTELEKVLSNTQLPRFKSIRQASWIELRLLFRLAAPAVMVYMINNLMSISTRMFAGQLGNLELAAASLGNQGIQLFAYGLMLGMGSAVETLCGQAYGAQRHDMLGVYLQRSTVVLILTGLPVTVVYVLSKPLLLWLGESKSVASAAAVFVYGLIPQIFAYAVNFPLQKFLQAQSIVAPSAYISLGTLFLHVLLCWISVYKIGLGLIGASLVLSLSWWIIVIGQFVYIVLSDKCKTTWTGFTLEAFTGLREFVKLSAASAVMLCLETWYMQILVLISGLLPNPELSLDSLSICLAVNGLLFMVSVGFNAAASVRVGNELGAGNPKSAAFAVFMVNFVSFVVAVVEAIIVLSLRHVISYAFTSGETVANAVSDLCPFLAVTLILNGVQPVLSGVAVGCGWQAYVAYVNVGCYYVVGIPLGCLLGFKYKLGAKGIWSGMIGGTMMQTLILVWSTFRTDWNKEVEKARERLRTWDDKQEPLLKE, from the exons ATGGATAACtatcaagaagaagaagaattgcATCAACCACTCTTACAATCCAACCAACAAACACCATCACCACCGCCACCACCACGAGTACTGGACTACTCCCACTCGACAGCCTATGAAGCCAGCACCGAGCTCGAGAAGGTGCTCTCCAACACCCAACTGCCACGGTTCAAAAGCATCCGACAAGCCTCTTGGATCGAACTCAGGCTCCTGTTTCGGCTAGCAGCACCTGCCGTCATGGTTTACATGATCAACAATCTGATGTCCATCTCCACTCGAATGTTTGCCGGCCAACTCGGGAATCTTGAGCTTGCTGCTGCCTCCCTCGGCAACCAAGGCATTCAACTCTTTGCCTATGGCCTCATG CTAGGAATGGGAAGTGCTGTGGAGACTCTATGTGGGCAAGCCTATGGAGCTCAGAGGCATGATATGCTAGGGGTGTACCTCCAAAGATCAACGGTGGTACTCATCTTAACAGGGTTGCCGGTGACCGTGGTTTATGTTCTATCAAAGCCACTCCTGCTTTGGCTGGGCGAATCCAAAAGCGTGGCATCAGCAGCAGCAGTATTCGTATACGGGCTGATCCCGCAAATCTTTGCCTACGCAGTGAATTTTCCCTTACAGAAGTTCCTGCAAGCTCAGAGCATTGTTGCACCTAGTGCCTATATCTCACTGGGCACCTTATTCTTGCACGTACTCTTGTGCTGGATTTCGGTGTACAAGATAGGACTTGGGTTGATTGGGGCATCACTGGTGTTGAGTTTGTCCTGGTGGATTATTGTGATTGGTCAGTTTGTTTACATAGTATTGAGTGATAAGTGTAAGACCACCTGGACAGGGTTCACATTGGAGGCTTTTACCGGACTTCGGGAGTTTGTGAAATTGTCGGCTGCATCAGCAGTCATGTTGTGCTTGGAGACTTGGTATATGCAGATTTTGGTGTTGATTTCTGGATTGCTTCCAAATCCTGAGCTTTCCTTGGATTCTCTATCAATCTG CTTGGCTGTAAACGGATTATTATTCATGGTTTCGGTTGGCTTCAATGCAGCAGCTAG CGTGAGGGTTGGGAATGAGCTAGGAGCAGGAAACCCAAAGTCGGCAGCATTTGCAGTgtttatggtgaattttgtgtcaTTTGTAGTTGCAGTGGTGGAAGCCATCATCGTGTTGTCGCTGCGACATGTTATTAGCTACGCATTCACCAGTGGGGAAACCGTAGCCAATGCTGTCTCGGATCTTTGCCCATTTTTAGCAGTCACTCTCATCCTCAATGGCGTCCAACCCGTCTTGTCAG GTGTTGCTGTGGGGTGTGGATGGCAAGCATATGTTGCTTATGTAAATGTGGGATGTTACTACGTGGTAGGAATTCCATTGGGTTGTCTTCTCGGCTTCAAATATAAACTTGGAGCTAAG GGTATATGGTCCGGAATGATTGGAGGAACAATGATGCAGACACTTATCTTAGTATGGTCTACATTTCGGACGGACTGGAATAAAGAG GTGGAGAAAGCAAGAGAACGTCTGCGAACCTGGGATGACAAGCAAGAACCCCTTTTGAAGGAGTAG